cttgtggaggtctacactttattttctgaggtcttggctgatttcttttgattttcccatgatgtcaagcaaagaggcgcggagtttgaaggtaggccttgaaatacatccacaggtacacctctaattgactcacattatgtcaattaacctatcagaagcttctaaagccatgacatcattttctggaattttccaagctgtttaaaggcacagtcaacttagtatatgtaaacttcttatccactggaattgtgatagagtgaattataagtgaaataatctgtctgtaaacaattgttgtaaaaatgacttgtgtcatgcacaaagtagatgtcctaaccgactttccaaaacgatagtttgttaacaagaaatttgtggaatggttgaaaatgagttttaatgactccaacgtgtatgtaaacttctgacttcaactccaACACTCACTATAAAAAtatgcaaaaatcagaaatatagtgctgtgaaaaagtatttccCCCTTTCTGATCTTTGCATATTTTTATAGTGAGTGTTATCAGATcgtcaaccaaaacctaatattaaataaagggaacctgcgtttacaaataacaaaaaaaatgaaTACTTACTTTAATTATTTAAGCTATGCAACACTCAATTCCTCTTTGTGAAAaggtaattgcccccttacactcaataactggttttgccacctttagctgcaatgactccaaccaaatacttcctgtagttgttgatcagtccctcacatcactgtggaggaCCTTTGGCCCACTcttgcagaactgctttaactcagtgaCAGTTGTGGGTTTTCAAacatgaactgctcgtttcacGTCCTGCCACAaaatctcaattgggattaggtctggactttgactaggttATTACAAATCTTCAAATTTGTTGCTTTTTAGCTATTTTTATGTAGACTTGTTTGTGTGGTTTtagattgtcttgctgcatgacccagcagcattaagtatgtaattgttgtgttatttgcATTACTGGGCATCTCaaggctgggtttccctttgtgaTCCATTATCGTCTGCAAGCCCTGCAACATCCGTCAGAGGCGGTGTAATAGGATTCCACCTTCCTCCTATATTGTCAATTTTGCATGTTTAATGTCTCGTTGGAGGTCCTAGCGAGCTTTTTTGTATGTGTCCATGTCCGTGTCCCGTTCTTTGTAAGtggtagctctagcctttagcccagcgagGATATTCCCTATTATCCAAGGTTTTTGGTTTGGATACGTTCGTATTtagcagcagatactcttcctgggttccagGAAAATGAaagcagttatacaattttaaaaccaTTTCCAATACATTCAcgacagatttcacaacacattaagtgtgtgccctcaggcccgtactctactaccacatatctacaacacatatagtatAGCCACTGTGGGGGGGGACGTTgtctatgcacttattgatgaagcctgtgactgatgtggtaaactcatCAATGCTATGGGATGGATCCCGGAACATATCTCAGTCTGTACTAGCTTCATCGTATTTCTGTATTGAGCGCTCCACTGATACTTCCTGTTTTGACATTTTGTTTGTTAACAGGAAGCAGGAAAATAAAGTCATAGTCTGATTTGCctaagggagggtgagggagggctttgtatgcgtttCTGTGGGATGAATAAAAGTGGTCTAGAGTTATCAGGGCCCCTAGTGGCACAGGAGACGTGTTGGTAGCATTAGTCTCCGCCCACCAGAGCCACATCTAGACCTCTCctacatatctctgtctctctctgagaaaCAGGTTCACATAGCACGCCCTTCTCCGCAGTTTAAAAATAACTTAAAATATTCTCTCTTCCGCAGCGAGCATGGCTTGTCATTAGACTTGAGCCCTGAGTGGTTCCTCCCCATGCTGCTACCTGCCTGCTAGCACTAAAAACATGACTATGTCACCAGTGGATGAGTCAGGTGTGTGTGATGATGGATCTAGATTGCCTGGTCTATTTCATCTTAACAGTGGGTACTGAAGCTGTGATTCACCTGCCTGCTATGTAATCTGATTCTGTTTCGCAACCTCTGACCCCTCAGtaggggctgagagagagttaTGGAAATCCTCACTGTGTCCTTACACCTACCCCTGCAGccctgctccatctctccatctctcagactcagtctgtctccgtctgtctatGGGGCAGGTTCTGAAATACTGTTCTCCTGTTGCCAGCAACCTCTGCTCTCAATCAGCACAGGGAagatgtgagtgagagagacagacagggagatgtagatagaggtggagtggagagtaGGGAGTGGAAAAGGAGAAGTGGGATAGAGGGCATTGGGAACCGTAACTATGAAAACAGTGTGGAATAGAGACTCAATGTTTTTGGAAATCCTACACTCAGCTCAGATTGTTGACATCATAAAAATTAGTATATAACTTCATAGGATCGCTATGGTTGACATAATATTGGATCTTAATGAATCTCTCACAGAAAAGCCAAAAGAAACATACAGCAGGATAAAGTGAGACCACTGCATTCTATATCAATatgtgtatttatatagtaggGAAATTAAACTTCCTTCTTGAGAGTTGAAAGGTGAGCTTTTTCCTGCTCTGAGCGTTTGAGATTGACGGTTACCACACGGAAAGACAGACGGAGGCATTGGAAAAGATTAGAGTAGATTTAAAACCTGTGTCTCTCCACCTTTCACACTCTAAACTAACTCAATTTAATCCATGTCTTACCTTCAGGTTAGCTGTTGACACCAGAAGGTGACATAATGACAGGATGTGATGCCTTTTAAAAAAAACGGCAGAACATATTTCGATGTATTTTATTATCCATGTTTGGAATGAACTGAGACCCTGGTGCTGCCTTgtcatacagtatgtgtatttCTGACATGGCTTCTCTGTCCTGTAGATGTGGATGAGCCTGTGGTCTTTGCCACCAACTCCCTGCAGAGGAGGAAAAAGGGTCTGGCAGGGTTGCGCCCGGCACAGCAGAAAACCAAACCAGGACTGATGATTGGCCATCCCCAGGACTTCCGGCAGATCTCCTCCATCATCGATGTCGACATCCTGCCCGAGACACACCGGCGCGTCCGCCTGCACAAGCACGGTACCCACAAGCCCCTGGGTTTCTATATCCGGGACGGGGTGAGCGTGCGGGTCACGCCTCAGGGAGTGGAGAAGGTGCCTGGTGTCTTTATCTCCCGGCTGGTACGTGGAGGCCTGGCTGAGAGCACAGGCCTGCTGGGGGTTAACGATGAGATCCTGGAGGTCAACGGCATTGACGTGGACAGCAAGTCTCTGGACCAGGTGACAGACATGATGGTGGCCAACAGCCACAACCTGATCGTGACGGTGAAGCCAGCCAACCAGCGCAATAACGTGGTTCTTCGAGGAAGCAAGGTCTCGGTAGGGGGGAACAGCTCCTCTGGATCCATAGGCTCCACCATCTCCCATGACTTGGCCCCCAGCCCCGCCTCTCAAAGTGtcagtcactatagcaacagtaacagtgtgGCGGAGGGCGACAGCGACGAGGATGGAGACCTTATCATTGAGAGTGACATCCTGCCATACCTGCCCCACCACTGTGTGTCCAATGGTAATGGCAGCCACAGGGAGTTTCCATTGTCCTCGTCACTGGGGCAACGGCCCCTCCCCCAGAGCATTTTCCTGCCCAGCAGTGGTTCTCTGTCAGACAGCAAGGCCTCTCTGAACTCCCTGACCACTCCTACTCACAACGGCAGCCCCACCAAGACCAGCAGCAGCcaggagagcatgagagaggaTGGGAACATCATCACAATGTAAAACCTTGTCATAGTACTAATTTTACTCATGTGTTTAGGAGACATCAACAAGAGAAGACCAAACATGCACAGTTAGTCTCATGAGAAAAACAAGACAAATGACGAACATTAGCTGACCACAAAACAACACTTTTAATTGTTACCTCACTACAGAAAACAACACACAACAATCATGCAGGCAATGATGATGACTTTGCCTTAAAAGTATCCGATGTGTGTTCCATGCAACTAAACGCAGCGGAACTAGCAGCCATCATGTAAGGAACTCAGTGGACAGTGTGGTGTCAATCCTGAGAGCCTACTTACTACAACACACATGATAATGGCTTTCACCATCACCATACTGGAAGTGCCTTATGGCTTTCCGCTCAAATCGCCTTATATTTATCACTTTTATTTGACTTTCTAACAGGACCATCTGTTCAATTGTAGACAGTGTCATTGGGTGTCAGTGAAAAGGGGAATACTGGCAGGAGGAGAAGCAGACAATACTTCACACTCTATCTCACTGTGAGAGTCTGTGAGAGACATGTGATCTATGTGGACACAGTGTTAGAGACAACATGGTATTAGCCTACTTGATCCTGCATTCTGCAATGCTTCAATGTCCATACAGTGTGTTCTCTTCTGGGACTGTGACAATCACTGCCGGTTGTTAGCCTGCTTAGCTAACATACAATAGCTTTTGTTCCTCTGTCCAGAAATCATGAAGTGGGTTCACATACAGCACATCTCGAAACATACATTACCTGTTCCCTCTTCTCAGTTACCACAAAGATGTCATGGCATTATtgtacacacaacacaacaaagtCAAGTGAGGCTTTTACAATATGTGTGCTTGGATCCAAGGGCCCCTCTGACCTCCACAGGACAGGACTAAACATTTTATTCAGCCCTTGAACATCCTTACTCCCATTTGATACACACAGTTATGGcatatttggggcggcagggtagcctagtggttagagtgtttgactagtaaccgaaaggttgcaagttcgaatccccgagctgacaaggtacaaatctgtcgttctgcccctgaacaggcagttaacccactgttcctaggccgtcattgaaaataagaatttgttcttaactgacttgcctagtaaaataaaggtaaaattattattatttttttaaaatatcATAACCTTCTATAGGAAAATATGGAACACTACTGTTGATCATCATGGTGTTAGTATGGGAAATAGGAGTTATATatgctcctctgtctcccccatgtcgaTGTACATCATATTTATTTGACTTTTACATGCAGTAGCGACAAACAACGCCTACGTTTAACTACGTTTACACAATGACGTGGGGAATGGGCTGCGTCATACCAGTATATCTATCCAATTGATTCTGTCTCGGAACCATCTTCAAGAGAACACCACCTTTTTATCGCAACACGGGCAGTTTTCTCCTTTAATGTACTCCACAGCCACCAAGCATGTTCTTCATCTAAAACGTAGTCAGATGGTTTGACTTCATGTTCGTATAGGTCACTCGTTGACTGGAGTTACAGAGGTCCCAGGATGAAACATTAGACCCGGGAGAATTTCCCTGGCAGACTTGCTGTCTTGCTTTTAAAGAAGTCAATTCCATTTTGCTTCAGGACGAAGTTTCTCTCCCCTGAAAATTTGACAAAGAGTAAACACAACAGAAATAACATGGAGTGCTGTTGCTCCAGAAGGTCACGGCCTCTCATAGACCCAGCTGTCTTCAGGCCCACTTGTGACTGCCATGTTGTTGTGTAAAATAAGGAAATTCCTTTCATGTTTAAAAAGCCTACAACTCTGCACATTGGGACCTTGTTCATACACTTTACTCCATTCTTGATATCTACACCTGAGGGGCATggcgagggaaggaggagagatttcCTCTTAATTTGAAGGCCAAGAGTATCATCTTGCAGTGAGAGCTGTGAGGCAGACAGTCTCAAAACTCCAAGCTTATTGTTGTTGCTTCTTACCCTCACTGCACCCGAACACAAGGGCCCCCTGACTCTCTGTTAGTACTGGACTGGAGGGAGAGCTGCCGGCCCTCACAGCTTCCAATGCCCAAGACCTTCAGGCTGGTTGGTGGGCAGTGTCTGGAGTGATCCAGAGACAGAAGGAGCATCAGATGACCTACCACAACAGAGGGATAATATTGTGTTTTACATGGACATGATGTATTTGTAGGTCATCTCTTTCACTCTGGAACCAGCTGGAATAACACATACATTCAATAACTCTCCATATCTTGACTTAGATGATTGAATTGACCAATAAGACAGAACAAAACCAGCAGAGCATGAGGACCTCCTGTGGCCTGGTTGTTATTGTTTTACTAGAGCTGCAGTTGTATCCAGGTAGCATGATACATTCATTAACCTGATAATTATGTTGCTCACTTTAATATGGGGAGGGACAATTATTTATTCAAAGAGGAAAGAGGCCATCATAAGATCACAGGTgtccaactcattccacggagggccgagtgccTGCGTGTTTTTCACTCCTTTCTTCTACTTagttgatgaattaaggtcactaattagtagaGTTCCctacacctggttgtctagggcttaatttaaaggaaaacacaaaaaccttcagacactaggccctccatggaatgagtttgacacccctgttgtAGAACATACAGCAGAATCACCTGTCTTCACAGATACAGTATATTGTCTTTTAATTTACTTATAGGAAACTGCTATCATCTATAACAGAAAAGCTACCACATACTGTACTGAATCATTTTTTCATGTATGTAATTATGAAACTATAAATACAAATGACAAATTATATAAGCAAGGGATTTTTTGATTAACTGGGAGATTTTttgtaaaataacattttataaaTGTGTAAAATATGGAGAGTATTTTTCTTATTCTTGTACATTTATTTGTATATGAGGATCCTGGAGAGGACATTTCTATTTCTTTGAGTACCGGGAACCAAACGGAGGAACAGCGTGTTTATATGAATCTAATGGGTCAGGGTGTACAATACTGTGAATGTGGTATAGAGATATGCTGATTATGAAATTACATATTATTATAAAATATTATAAAAAATACTCCCATGTTGTTTTTTTGTGGTCACATAGGACTAATTCACTCTGAATTCTTTACCTGTGGTCTTGCCtgacctctctcattctctccctctctcattctctccctctctcattctctctctctctcattctctctctctctcattctctccctctctcattctctcctctctcattctctccctctctcattctctctctctctcattctctctctctctcattctctccctctctcattctctccctctctcattctctctctctctcattctctccctctctcattctctccctctctcattctatctctctctcattctctctctctctcattctctctctctctcattctcccgctctcattctccctctctcattctctccctttctcattctccctctctcattctctctctctctcattctctccctctctcattctccctctctcatattctctccctctctcattctctcattctctctctctcattctctccctctctcattctccctctctcattctctctctctcattctctctctcgtgctTCTTACAAAGGTGATTTTGTGTCCCTTTATGATAACATTCCAAAGGCTGTTAACCAAATggagtcacactactaccactgtCACTAACACCACGACCCCTACCAAAACAAACCCCCAGCAACCCCTCCAGGTTATTCATTATGGAGGATATAATAGTGTCCCTCTCACAGACATTTAATTTCCTGTGACATATTATTTCAGTCATTTCCTATGCTTATTCATTTCTGTTTGAGCTGCAGTTAGCACTCACAAGGGCAAAAAGGATACTGCCATCCTTTTGGTTTTGCAATCATTCATGCATCATTCTGGACATTACAGTATACATTCAAATCTGAGACACTAAAATGTCCCCGACGGAATAATGAATGTCTGTATCTTTGTGTTAAAATGTTTATTCAAGAAGCaatgatacagtatgtgtcttTGTCCCTTTTAAATGAAGGCATTTGTTTTGATCCCCCATGTcaactctcattctctctctctctctcaaagcaacttaaatagataataaacaaaagtgagatgtaaaaaatgaacagtaaacattacactcacaaacgtTCCAAAAcaatagacatttcaaatgtcatagtatgcctacatacagtgttgtaatgatgtgcaaatagttcaagcacaaaatatttaaatatagattgtatttacaatggtgtttgttctccactggttgcccttttcttgtggcaacaggtcacaaatattgctgctgtgatggcacactgtggtatttcacccaatagatatgggagtttatcaaaattggatttgttttcaaattctttgtgggtctgtgtaatctaagggaaatatgtgtctctaatatggttatacatttgtcaggaggttaggaagtacagctcagtttccacctcattttgtgggtggTGTACACATagcttgtcttctcttgagagccaggtctgcctagagcagcctttctcaatagcaaggctatgctccccgagtctacatagtcaaagctttgcttaagtttaggtcagtcacagtggtcaggtattctgccactgtgtactctctgtttagggccaaatagcattctagtttactCTGTTTTTTTGGTTAagtctttccaatgtgtcaaggaattgtctttttgttttctcatgatttggttgggtctaattgtgttgctgtcctggagctctatgaggtctgtttgtgaacagagcccctggaccagcttgcttaggagaCTCTTCCCTAGGTTCATctgtctgtaggtgatggctttgttatggaaggtttgggaatctctctctctctgtctttctctctcggctACCACTACTATCTCAGCAAAAAATCAAAATTAAAAAATCTATTGCAGTGAATCAAAAAGGTCCTGATCAATTATTGATATAAATATTATTTCTCTTTCCACTGTTAAATTGCATTTATTTATATTTTCATGTTTTTTACGTCACCTCTAACCCTTTGCACTACTGCCCTCTGCTGTCTGATACAGCAGTATCATGATGCAAGACCAAAGATATTGTATCAACAAACTGCATACATTGTGTCGCACAGTGTACACGCAATGATTGAAACACTGAAGAGATACATTTATGGTCCGTGCTAtcgggatccttgggacatcgCTACCCCATTAACATTTAAaatagttaaggttaggttaaagggtttgtaagtaagcatttcactgcaaggtctactgcTGTTGTATTCGGCGATGTTTTTGGCTGTTGGGGTGCTGCGATGTTTTTGGCTGTTGGGGTGCTGCGATGTTTTTGGCTGTTGGGGTGCTGCGATGTTTTTGGCTGTTGGGGTGCTGCGATGTTTTTGCCGGTACTTAAGATGTCTATATAGGTCGgctaatacaggactaataaaggcccagtacactacttttgtgAAACTTTAACTAAATGTATTTGAGTGTTTACCAGCATTTGTAACCGGAGTTTGATAATTATCTCTACACAACAGTTATTCTGATAATATTTGTGGACTATATAAAAATATTTAGCAAATGCAACTTATTTCTATGtgaaaactgaaatggtctaTTCATTCCTTTTCCCTTTTAGTAGATGCTTCTATCCAGaacaacttacagtagtgagtgcatacattttcatactggtctcCCGAGGGAATCGAACCAACAACCCtagcattgcaagtgccatgctctaccaactgaactacatCATCACATCACAACAAACCACTTGATGTCTCAATGTACTCAATTACTGTATTGGTCATTGTTTTTCTTCATGGTGATGGAAAGTCTACAGGTACAAACCTAGAGGACCAGCCTATGTAAATACagtaatgtacatttacattaagtgGTTTGTAAAGATGGTAAATTAACACTGTATAAAAAGTGgttgttttccatgttatttgaTCAAGATTTTTATTTTATGTTTTGTGTCTTTGCCCATAACTTTGCATATTTTGATGTAAATGTttgaggacagggttttgttctttctggattctatTAGAATGacaatcacagagaaagggacagggcaaCAACTCTTACAATTCCAACTATTGAATCCTGTAAGATACTGTTCTTAATTCTACAACTACTAGAAATGCTGAATTGTTTTGGGGCCCATGCTAAAGACTGGTCTGCTTGGTCTGCTAATACTAGTAAACGCCTAGTGTGctacttaaaaataaaaataacatttttttactaatatacacatttacatttaagtcatttagcagacgctcttatccagagcgacttacaaattggtgcgttcaccttaagacatccagtggaacagccactttacaatagtgcatctaaatcttttaagggggtgagaaggattactttatcctatcctaggtattcctgaaagaggtggggtttcaggtgtctccggaaggtggtgattgactccgctgtcctggcgtcgtgagggagtttgttccaccattggggggccagagcagcgaacagttttgactgggctgcgcgggaactgtacttcctcagtggtagggaggcgagcaggccagaggtggatgaacgcagtgcccttgtttgggtgtagggcctgatcagagcctggaggtactgaggtgccgttcccctcacagctccgtaggcaagcaccatggtcttgtagcggatgcgagcttcaactggaagccagtggagagagcggaggagcggggtgacgtgagagaacttgggaaggttgaacaccagacgggctgcggcgttctggatgagttgtaggggtttaatggcacaggcagggagcccagccaacagcgagttgcagtaatccagacgggagatgacaagtgcctggattaggacctgcgctgcttcctgtgtgaggcagggtcgtactctgcggatgttgtagagcatgaacctacaagaacgggccaccgccatgatgttagttgagaacgacagggtgttgtccaggatcacgccaaggttcttagcgctctgggaggaggatacaatggagttgtcaaccgtgatggcgagatcatggaacgggcagtccttccccgggaggcagctccgtcttgccgaggttcagcttgaggtggtgatccgtcatccacactgatatgtctgccagacatgcagagatgcgattcgccacctggtcatcagaagggggaaaggagaagattaattgtgtgtcgtctgcatagcaatgataggagagaccatgtgaggttatgacagagccaagtgacttggtgtatagcgagaataggagagggcctagaacagagccctgggggacgccagtggtgagagcgcgtggtgaggagacagattctcgccacgccacctggtaggagcgacctgtcaggtaggacgcaatccaagcgtgggccgcgccggagatgcccaatttggagagggtggagaggaggatctgatggttcacagtatcgaaggcagccgataggtctagaaggatgagagcagaggagagagagttagctttagcagtgcggagcgcctccgtgatacagagaagagcagtctcagttgaatgactagtcttgaaacctgactgatttggatcaagaaggtcattctgagagagatagcgggagagctggccaaggacggcacgttcaagagttttggagagaaaagaaagaagggatactggtctgtagttgttgacatcggagggatcgagtgtaggttttttcagaaggggtgcaactctcgctctcttgaagacggaagggacgtagccagcggtcagggatgagttgatgagcgaggtgaggtaagggagaaggtctccggaaatggtctggagaagagaggaggggatagggtcaagcgggcaggttgttgggcggccggccgtcacaagacgcgagatttcatctggagagagaggggagaaagaggtcagagcacagggtagggcagtgtgagcagaaccagcggtgtcgtttgacttagcaaacgaggatcggatgtcgtcgaccttcttttcaaaatggttgacgaagtcatctgcagagagggaggagggggggggagggggaggagg
This is a stretch of genomic DNA from Oncorhynchus nerka isolate Pitt River linkage group LG25, Oner_Uvic_2.0, whole genome shotgun sequence. It encodes these proteins:
- the pard6a gene encoding partitioning defective 6 homolog alpha → MVQSTGVQRANMSRHQRTPLKNTNNVVEVKSKFEAEYRRFALKKSGTGGFQEFYRLLQTVHRIPSVEVLLGYADIYGDLLPINNDDNFYKALSSANPLLRIIIQKRDVDEPVVFATNSLQRRKKGLAGLRPAQQKTKPGLMIGHPQDFRQISSIIDVDILPETHRRVRLHKHGTHKPLGFYIRDGVSVRVTPQGVEKVPGVFISRLVRGGLAESTGLLGVNDEILEVNGIDVDSKSLDQVTDMMVANSHNLIVTVKPANQRNNVVLRGSKVSVGGNSSSGSIGSTISHDLAPSPASQSVSHYSNSNSVAEGDSDEDGDLIIESDILPYLPHHCVSNGNGSHREFPLSSSLGQRPLPQSIFLPSSGSLSDSKASLNSLTTPTHNGSPTKTSSSQESMREDGNIITM